The window CAAAGCACGAAATGCTTCTTTAAAAGTCTTATAATCTTCTGCGTTATCTGGACGCAATGAAGAAACAGTAGCACGTCGTGCATCCGCCATCCCTTGGAAAGCCTCAGTAAAAGATCCTTCGAACTCTCTTCTTCTACGACTACCACGACCGCTATTAGCAGATGTTCGCAATCGAGATGCAGTACTCCTTCGAGATGCTTCAGCTCCATCAGTACTATATGGGGTTTGTCGTGATATTTGCCTACCAGACCGACCACCAACCTCTTCTTGTTGTAACACTGGACTTTCTGCATTCAACTCTTGTGAATCAAAGAATGACAAGTCTGGTTGTTGACCATCTTCATCTAGGGGCTGAGGAATATAGTCACGTGTAGCCGGGACCTCATCAGTATTGTATTCATCATTGACATCAGGATCATTGTTCTCCTCTTCTATCTCTCTTTGTGCATCTGCAACATCATACATATGTTGATCTGAGACATCATGGTTCTTAATTATACGTTGCATTATATCCCATTGTTTTGGTGGTTCGCGATGTAATGCACGTATCTTCTCACactcctaaaaaaaaaaaatgatttaagattttaattaactataaaggtcaaaaaaattaacacgTTAATTAATGGGATGAGAACAAGCATACCATTTCACGGTCTACCCACCAGTCATCATCCATTGTGATTCTTCCAGAAATAGAATCTGAGGTAATTCCTGTTCGACCCATAAGATCAAGCCATGCCTTATGCTTTTTCTTTAAGGTGtctattttgttcttcaccTTGATCCACGTAAGATTTTTACCCGTCCTCCGTTCGAGAACTGTTAATATATGCTTTCGTTGTGGGGCTTTTAAATTATTTGCAATGTAATTCACCTTTGTTATCTCAGGCTCGTATAATTCCAACAATATTTGTTCTTCTCGGTCATTCCAATGTTCTTTCTAAACACCATcatgaataattttttatgataactcactaatattatataatgcATCAAATTTACAAGGCAATCGATATTTACTGGACCACGATTCGAAACAGATGATCTTGGACATAATGATCTCCCACGTGATGATTCTGGACGATTCTCGGAAGTCATAGCGGATGGACTTAAAATATTGATTGTGAAATAAGAACTATTTTGGAGCAAAatgaaactgttttttttttttctggtattCGAAGAAAACTTGTATCAAGACAATGGTGTTGTAAGAAGCACACatatataaagagaaagagagaaaattttgattgatgtttcttctcaataatttttgtttttaaaaaaaaaggttaaatttttttctgaaaagtATGAGTAAAATCActacttttctttattttgtcagATAAAAAGAATCtaataccaaaaacaaaaacaaaatgccaaaaaaaaagctgtGTATCTAGAGTGATTCATCAAACGTGGGTTTACTAGAGTGATTGAGGTTGGTGTTTGCAACCACCAAAACTAAGGTGCAACCACCTTTTCCAACCAAGATCTTCAAACAAGATGGTCAACCGCTATCTCCAAACGAGATGTTGATTGGTGATCTTAGCAGCGGTTCGTTTGCAAACGATCGTAATTAATGAAACCAATCAGAGccataatctttttttatgtaaaagacTTTACGAAAAAAACAACATAGCGTCTCTGACCCATCTCTTATCATATTGAAATGAGACTAATCTTTGtcctagtaaaaaaaaacaagccaaGCCTGACTTCAAGATCTTTCATACATTCAAAACAATGGCTTCATAATTAACCTCGTTTACTTAGATTTCACCTTTTACTACTATGTTCAAGTTGACTGATAACTAACCTTGTTTCTGTTGGATATATAAGGTGCAATCTGCGGGATACAGACAATGCGtccaagaaaagaagaacaaacacTAGCCATTCTTTTAATCCTAAATGATGGAATTGCACCTGTCAACGACATTGTCTCCAACAAGCTTCCCTGCTCAACAAGAAATCACTAAGAACTACATATAAACTTCCCAACATAAGTTTGACACAAGATTCTCATGAGGAACTTGGTAAAGAGCttagttatatttttcaaataaatttacttacatatatatactaaggTTTTGTTCTAGGAGTACTTGCTAGTTGCTATATTTTACAAAGATaaacttctctcttctctcttctctcttctctcttctcgcTTCTCTCtagaaaccctagttttcttGCCGCCGTTTGCATCTCCGGCTTGTCCTTCCGGCGCCGGAGAGGGctcctctttgtttttttagtagTCTAACGCCGGCGTCTCTCTTTCCCTGAGTTTGCGACTGTCCTCTGTCCGTTTATGGGTTCAAGGTAGGTGGTTTCCAAAGTAGATCTGGCGCGTGGCAACGACGAGAAGCTTATGGTGGTCGCCGGAGTTTCCTCGAGACTCGTGGGTGTGAGGACAGCTCCGATCTGGGTGTTCTCTTCGGCGGATCTGGGTTGAGTGTCTCGTCAAGCGTCGATGGCTCCGGTGGGTTTTGGCTTTGATGAGTGTCGAGGTCTGAGATCTCCTCCTTGGATGTTCTCAGAGATCGGTTTCAGGTGGTCTTCGTCATCAGTTTCGCAGATCTCCCCTTCTCCAGTCGGTTCGGTTGCTTGCTTCTTCGTGTTTGGTTTCGTCAGGTGAGTATCTTTCTGGGCTGGACTTAAGTGTAGGTCTTGGCATACAACTAGAAGGCATGGGTAAGCAGGGTTCTTTCTCCGACGGCGGTGGTGTGGGATTCCCCCATTTGATGCAGCTGTGGCGGTGTGGATTCTTTTGGATGGTGAGGAAACCCTGTGTGGTTTACTCTTGGTAGAAGACGCCAGAGGTTTCCCGAAGGTGTTTTTCTCGCAGCTCAACATTCAATTGACTGCTATGGTTCGCAGCGGAAGTCAGTGGGGGTTTGGTGGGTTTCGCTGCTCGTCTTGGAGGTCAGTTCTAGATCCCTTGGATCTAGTAGGCGGTTGCGGGTTCCGATCTTTATTTTCTGGATTGAGCAACCAGTATTTTAGAGATCGCCGCGTTTTTACTTCTTACTCCGGACCGGTTGTTGGGTTCCTTGCTTGGAGATACCAGAGATCACCATATATGGAGATGGGGGTTAGCTCTGAGTGTGTTCGGTTGCTAGGCATGGGACCGTCACCGTAGAGCCTGCTGTCGGTGGTTAGAACAGGCTGTGAGATCTATTCAGGGTCAGGTGAGACGTTGAAGGTTGAACCGAAGTTGGATTTCGAATGCTTCCGATAAGGGTTCACTTCAGTGTCTCTGCCGCAAAGGAGTGGGTCTCGCATTCGCCGGGATTACTGTTCCAATCACTGCTGCAGGTCACGTTTAATTCAGTAGGAGAAGATCTTATTTCTGTTAATGGGCCGTTTTCATGTTATTTCCATTTTGTACCTGTCCAATATTGTATGTTCCAAGGCCTTGCCCAATTAAAATTGGGAAGGCCCATtcgtaaatataaaatattttatttaaaaatatatatatatatatatatatatatatattttgcaaagATGGATGGGGACAAATCACTAATTTCAGTAGGATGGGCTCTTTGCTTTATTTTGCTCTGTCAAGGCACCCAGCAATTGTTTCCTTGATCTCTGAGGAAAGCTCGTCTCCCAGGATAATCCTCTGGGGGTACTCCTCATGAGCAGATTCTTCCTTCCCATAAAATGTCTGCCAGAGAGGACCCAGCCAAACAGTGAATCCCACATCACAGCAAAACTTGATAAAACTGACGGAGGATGGCCAGTAAGTTTAGTTCAACGCTGTCCTACTGGGTGAGTAAATTTAAATGCATAAGAGACTTACTGTGAGATTAAAGTTAAAGAAGCCCTCTAGAGGTCCATCAAACCACGATTGATCACGGTCAAACAAATCAGAATTTGGAATCCCGGGCTTTGTTGACACTTGGCCACTTCAGAAGAGTTGGTTCCTTTTCAATATGTTCCTCAGTGAGTTTAGTTGGGCAGTGGGATTCGAAGAGGACAAGGTTAAAGGAATCAATAAGGTAGTAAAGATTAATTTTGATCCCTGGGAAAGACCCTTTGCTCGATTTGTGTGTTGAATCATTTgtcaaaaagtaaatatttcaacttccaccaaaaaacaaataattagatTCTCCCAAAATCCAGAATTGCTTTTCTTAGAAGATAAGAttcaacacacaaacaaaaactaataacttAAAAAGTGTAAGTAAGAGTTCTCTTAGCTAATCTCAGAGAGTAACATGCAACATTATCTAACTATACTATCTGCAACTACTGCATTTACacaccaacaaaaagaaaaagagagttcaaGATACAAAGAACTCATCTTTTGGAGACTATCACTAATATCAACATCGACATTGACACGACGATCTTGAACCCTGAAGTATCCCAGAAGTTTGGTTTCTCCCCTGAAACCGATTCATTCAGCTGTTTTCCTGTAATCTGATCTCTTAGCTCTTTGATTGCCTTGTCTCGCCTCTCCCCTGCCTGCGTTTCATTCATCAATCATACAAATTAATCATTTGGTTTTCTCATAAAACAATAGCAAAGCACAATCAATCTTGGACTTTTACCCTTTGTAGCTTTCTTGTCTGGCTACGAGCTTCTTGCAGACAAAACTCCAGTTTCAGTACCTTCTTCTTGAGCTCTTGATCTGCTCTTCTTTGTCTCTCCAACTGAAAATGGTCATTTATCAGTCCAAGATTAAAAACTTTCAGACAATAAGCGAAAAACCTCGACAGAACACAAGAATAAGTACAGATATGGATGCTGAACCTGAGATTCAAGTTCCTTAGTCTTGAGTTTCCAATGAGCTGACATTAACTTTACGTCATCTTTTAGTTTAGCAATCTCTTCGTCTTTTACCGCCAGTAACTTGTTCATTCTCTCAAAGTTCTTTGGAGAAACCTCTTCCAGAAGTTTCCTGAGCTCACATTCTGTGCCTTTCCCAGACTTTGCAACGGCTTCAGTTATCTCATGCTCGATTCTCATAACTTCCTCTCTCAGCTGTTTTTGAGAAAACTCTCTTGTCCTCAAATCTCTCTGAAGGTTATCAAGCCGGTGACCGAGCTCAGTTACACGGTCTTCGTGTTCTCTTAAAGAACGTGTTTTGTCGTCAAGTTGTTCTTTTAGCACTGAGCATTGAAGCTGTGCTGATTGAGCAGGAGCAGCGCTTGTTTCTGCAATTTCCTTTGTTAAAGCTAGCTGCGATTTCAGATCGTCTACTTCTTCAAGAAACTGTTTTcccaaaataagattaaaaatgcATAAGAGAAGCCTtcttaatataaataatacattcCCTAATACCTCAATGATTCCCAATTTACGTTAGCTGAGTGTCTTAACCCATTTTATGTGCAAACCTTTCATCAGgttaagaataaataaaaaaacattcagaaaaacaaaattaagcagCTATGCAAACGAATCCATGACAGAGCGAAACTCCTAAGTAAAAGCATTGAGTGCTCAAGAAAGTAAATGCTTCTGGAGTTGGATAGATTGAACCCTTTTGATCAGTAACTGAAACTTAACAGCTTTAAAAGAACAATATCACCCAGAGACCCACTTCCACATCTCAGGTTCTTACATTTTGAAACATTAGAAATGAGAACTAAACCCAAATTGACCAAGTTAAGATTCCAAAATCATGAAGGAACTCTTTTTGAAAAGGTCATGCTTCATTGCAgcatttattataataaatttgagACTGAACTCAGTCAACCTTTTCCACACTCAGCTTCATCTACTTTACCTAAGATCTAAAGGGGCCATTGATCGATCCAATAGTAACCAAAGTCTAATGATTACTTTAAAAAGTTGAGATTAAGTACCACTTCTCAGAGACTAAACTTTTCAGATACAATATCAAATTTGGAGTCTTACgttatatactattatatatagcaaaaaaaggttttgaggaaaaaataaacaaaccttTTCAGCAGCAGAAGTTGAAGCTTCAAGCTCACAGTTTCTATCTTCCAATCTCTTCTGCAATTTACAGATCTCCATCTCCATGTTCTTAGCTCTCTTCTCTGCTTCctagagaaaacaaaatcacaaaaagccaaatcatttctaaaaatccaaaattgaaaCTGGAGCTTTGACCCTACCAAAGCAGTAACAAATCAATAATAAGAGACTCAAACACAATGAACAGTGAGAAGAAGATTCatactaataatttaataaaaagggACTTACTTTTCTACAAAGgctttctttaacaaaaaagtgttcttgagaaacCAAACGGCCTCTCACTTGCTTCAGCTCAGCTGCCATAGACACAACGTTCCTCCGAAAGCTCTCTTTTTTCCCATCCAAATCTTTCAAAAGCGGATCCACCGTCGTTTTGACGGAATCTGACATCGGGTTCTTGTCCAATTCCTCATAAAAGTCTCAATCTGTTTCAAGTATTCAGATTCAAATCTCAGAACTTTGAAAATGcatgtttaaaattattaaaacaaacttAGACCATTTAAGAGCTTTTAATGAAACAAAGAATAAGATGAAATAGTATATTGTTGAGAGTTGAGACAATTAAGGATgtagaagtaaaagaaaagtatCAAAGACGGAGACTTTAACGAGGTCAAATGAAGCTGAGACTTGTGGGTTTTTGTTGCTCGGAAGTGTATGAGGAAACCAAAGTGATCATATTAATGTTATTCTTGCGTGACAGTAAGGagagagaaaaatgaaacaCGTAAAGGAAGCTGATACGCACAGTCAATGAATTATTTTGGCTTATTTGatgtaaagagagaaagagatagatatGTCCATCtggaataagaaataaaaagaataaaacttgattatctctttattttttcactaaTTATGGGTTTaagaatttattgttttataacATAAATAGGGCTTTGAAAATACtcagaaattaataaaaagggagtatattaattataattagacAAATTAATAAAAGGGAGTTtacagtttatatataaaatccaaGAGTCAATTTTGTAGTGAATAAAATATGCATGTCCACtatactttaaattttgatttttgttaatttgactACTACAATTGGAGAAGGTAGTACCCAGAAATGTGGTTCAACTTTATAAACAGAACAATAATTTGGAATATTAAAATAGCTGATTGGTTGGATTATTGTAAGAGGTGGCTGCATTCATGGGACGATGTCGACATAAGAGACAAATAATGAGACGGAGAAAACCGTGGATAGGGGAGAATGGTCTTAGGTTCGGATACGTTCAGCTTTCAAACCAAACCAGTTTCAGATCAAAAGACAACAACATAAGCCGTTTTTGTGTGCATACATACATGTACAAACGATAAGAAAAATGAGTTTGGAGTTCACTCTTAACGAAGACAAGTGATACAACTAGGGTACGATCGAAAATAATCAAAGTGAATAAAAATTTGTACATGATTACCTTTATGCTCGTCTATTAATGTTCCCATGAATTTAGAGGTTATCACTAAAATAAGTGGTTCATTAagactttttctttatttgcgGTTTGCTAAtacaaaggggaaaaaaaacattccTCTATCCTCTGCAATTTTTCTTCATTCCTCTCACTTTTTAAGGTCTTGTAATGAATTACGTAGTTCGAACAAATTAAACCTAGAAACCGaaattctaaaatatgtaaatgaatgataaatttcaaattttgttctggatattaaatttgtaaacatatttatttagtataatatttattacaaacttatattggtttgagtTCATCAAGTTTATGAAAGTTAAAAATAGTAATCGTTTCACCATAGATTTTAGATTAACATGATGGCTGATCTGGATCCAAAGTGAACCGAATTAGTGATTAGTTAGATTTCtatcaaaatcttgaattatcaaatcatataaaaccgcaaaaaaaaaaattaaaattttatgaaacagatgatttaaataaaattgttaatcgGATCAAACTCGTCCACTAAGCCATCCCACAAcctgtttaaatattttgagcagCAAAATGTCTTTGCATCTGTTCCGCTTGAATTCTTGAGATCCACGAGTAATCCAGATGCatttcaataaataatttttcaatatataaaatatacttaaagCTTAGACTTAgttaatattaacaaatttcaataaattattttcctCCATCATAACGCATCTGTTAACGCCGTGAGTCGTAAGAAATTGACTTAAACATGGGATTACATATCGTGGATCGTATTGTTCAGGAACCTTTACGCTTTCATAATTCAAGACAAAGAAATCCGAAAGTATTGTGTCGGGTCGAAAAGTCATGGAAAGGTTTAGAAATGACGGGGGAGGGGGAGGGGGGTTTGAGAAACATCTGATACagtgtaatatatattgaaaagatCATAAGTGTAAAGACGGTAAAGATCATCGGGTGTCTTCTTGAATCTACATTGGTTCATCAAGTGTCATTCCACATACTTCATCACTTGGCGAAAATTCAACGCCAAAGTGGTATGTTAGAGCGGTGAGTTCAGCCGAGTGAAGCATACATACTCTtgtattttcatatttgttcatgaatcaataaataaatctCTCGGACATGGGACTTGGTTGAAAGGTCAATGTGTGCACCAAATGCAAGTAGTTGAGGTAAACCCGCAAAGTAAAATAAGGCAATTTGTAGATAAGTGGAGAGAGGAGTGAGCATCCCGCCAATGTGAGTAGACTCTGTCTTGCCTTTgatgatgttatttttgtaCATCTCTAGATAAGTGGCTAAGACGCATCCATAGTTTACATAATCTCCAAGATCATCATCCACATGATCGCCTTCATCgttttctaaatcaatattCTCCAATAACACCTCTTTCAATCTTTGAGAGATGAAACACATCTCTGTCTTGGTTGTGGTTTACATTTCAGTTCATCTAAATAGAGCATGCACAAGCTTCATGACGTCGCGAATAACCGGATGGGAAACCTTCTTGATTTTTGCCTTGTGGCTAAAGTATTTCCCATCCGCTAGCACATCACAAAGATAATAAATCCCTTGGAACTTGAGAAACTAACTCATGGGGGACTTGTTTGCAAAACCATACGTTTCAGTAAATTCAGGGGTGAAGATTGAGTAAGCCATTAACTTGACCTTAAAATGGATGACGCCCTCTTTTGCAATGTGGACATTTGAACTCGCGAACTTATTCTATATGGTGCACAAAAAGTCAATAGTCAGATCGGGTTATGTTGGATAGTCCATGGTGGCAATCTCCTTAAGCTCCATGTTGGTGAAGAACTCATCAAATATTTCAAGTATCCCCATCTTCTCGAGTACACTTCTATCTGCAAAACGGGTGGGATGAATTTTGATATGAGAGATCGGCTTAGCTTTCTTGTCATTTACGGTCCAAGGAGATATGGGTGCACTTGGAACTTCACTTGTGTTTGCAGACCTTTGATGCTTACCGCTTGTTTTAGAACCTCCCGCCATTGTACCTTTTAAACATTCAAGATCagtggaaatttttttaaaatacaagtCTCAAATTgtcacaaaataaacaaatgaggCACAATGGAGCTAACTCAACCAATGACCATTTCAAACATTCACACTAAGAAGCAAGAAATCACAACTTCAAACCACACTTCACAACTATTCATAGTGctcaaaataattcaaaattatcaACTTGAAAAATTGGTAAACTTCTTAGTGTGAATGTGACAATTTGTGTGTAAAAACGGTCCGCAATTGGTCTGTTGCcgttttatttctgttttctttgaacaagataaataaattaaagccCCAAATTCTAACAAATTAAAGAAGTCTCCAGAAAATGCATATATTGTTGCTAATTAAATCGACCGCATGggataaaaaaatgaaagctttTTTTAGTAGCTCCGAGAGGACGAACAGAGGAACAACCAAGGCTAAGTTGAAGgaaaaccctaacccctaagtAACGAAAAAATCTTTGcgtatgtataaaaaaaataaaacagaggaaaaagagagtttGAAGAGATAAACGCAGTTTTTaggtcttgttttcttttttttgtgttctgtaggaggaggagggaggaagaagaagatgacgacaGAGTTAAATGGAGGGAGATTGAGTAAATAACGAAACGAGAGCCACAAAAAGATTATGATCGTCAGATTGAATGAACAAGGGCCGTTGGATTATGCTGACGTTGCTTCCCCCTCACTGATGTTGTGATTAGAAAGAAGCATGGGTCTCACTAATGTTGTGATTAGAAAGAAGCATGGGTGAGAGTAGATGGGATGATTACTTTTTTTCCATCTGACATTTTAATTTTGGGTGAATTTGTGtgataaccaaaacaaaaaaaataaaaagaagaaaaatatagcCACCTGATGAAGTAAATTAAGTGAGTAACGATTGACCAATGTACAATAACCCCTCATGATTTTaaattctaatttaattttataaaaaaattaaataaatcttgcaatagttttaaaaaaaccatagattttatttttttacataacatGATTTGAATTTaacattatttcaaaaaaaaaaatgaccatTTCAAACATTCACactaattaagaagaagaaaccacaACTTCAAAATATCAACTTGAAAAATTGGTAAACTTGTCAATAATGAACGGGAATCAAACCATGAAGTAAACACAAGTCTATGGCATCACAAGAACAAGGTAAATAAATTAAAGCCCCAAATTCTaacaaattttacaatttttgtcacttttttaacatatatgaaCCCGtcatcaaaactcaaaatttctCAACAAATCATGCAAAATACGCACCAACAATCATTACACATGGTTCACAAAGTCTATGACTAACACTAATCATGCCAATCAAGCTCTAAATCGACCCTAGacataaattatttagtttgcAGATTTGTGCTTGCAGGTTTGGTTTTTCTAAGCTATAAATTGCAGgtattagtttaattaatttttagaatttagcTATGGttaatttttagaatatatCTATGTGTTACGAAAtcattgctattttttttttttgcaattattATTAATGTATCCCACTCGTAATCGAAAAAGTAAAACCGAATAAAATCAAACCAGAACTAACTCAGATAGAAATAGTTGAACGCCTACTGTATATATGGGTGTAAATGGTAATAGCAGTCCGGGCATACAAATCCGTCTACGAACTAGACCACTGTATTTTTAGTGTGGACAACAGACCGCAACGGTCTGCTATTTGTGTGTAAAAACTAGGCCTGGGATTCTGAACCGAACCGATTTgtccgaaccaaaccgaaccgaaatttggACAAATCGGTTCGggttattttaattgattaaacCGATCGAAATGAGTTTAATTAGGATCGGTTAACCGagattttcggttcggttttctCAAACCGAACGGTTAACCGAAGAACAAAAAACCTTAACCTCCTAATAAAACTAGTCCTAGCCGCCGAGCATTCATCTCCATCTTCCTCATTTTTCTTCGATTacttcatcatcattttcttcttattcattatcatcataattcttctttttttcttctacttcgaTTCATACcaatcatctttttcttcttcgattcatCATCctttataatcataattattttaaattcttCGATTCATTCTTCTTTGATACTTCATCCTTCATCATTATCTTATTCATCTTATATACCGTGAGCTCTCCCTTTTAGATCTCGCCACTAGTGTTCCTCAGCTCTCACCGCTGATGTTTTTCCACATATTGTTTTTTGATATCTTCGTCGTTCATCGTTCATCGTTCATCGATGGAATAGCGAAACAAcaaccaagtttttttttttggttgatgggCCTTGCATTTTTCTGTAGAAAAAGTCGGAAGcccaattttcaaaatatctttTACTCCAACAATACTAAACCGAATACCCGAATTACAATAACCGAAATTACCGtctccgaaccgaaccgaaccgaaattttatTCGGTTAGATTCGGAACAGTTTTCAATTTccacaataaaccaaaaaccgaTTAACCGATTGGACAGAAATCGCAGGCCTAGTAAAAACGGTCCGTAATTGGTTTGTTGCagttttatttctgttttttttaaactgcaCTACTGCAGACTATGATTAATGAATGATAAATAAGAAACGGTTTGATCCATAGATAAATTTGTCTGTCTCAACCGCTTcaaccattcacaccctatATGTGGACAACAAGATTTGATTGCGTCAAGAAAACAATTTGGATCTAACCTAATATCATcaaaccaacaaaataaaataacacaaacgcaCCGAgtcgaaaaattaaaatactaaaaaacaaaacagaggcATCTCACCAACCCCAATGCTCACATACATAAGCAGCagagttgctttttttttttaataataagcgcacacacacactcacactcacacacacacacacacaaacacaggAGAGACACATAGAAAGAGATTGTGAGAAAAGATGGCGTTGGCTCTTCGTAGACTCTCCACTTCCGTCAAGAAACCGATCTCGCGTCTTTCCTCTAATGGCGATTCCCTCCGTTTCATGGTAAAAATCTTATCACAATCTGATTCTTTTacactttttgtttgattctgatccatttcttttttgttttttgtatactCAGTCGTCTGTATCAGCCTCAGCTATGGCGGATTCGGAGAAATCTCGTTCCAGTGTAATCATATCAACTTAGATCAGATGCATCATCAtcgtaatatatataaataatttcacAAACGTCTTATCTTGTTTCCCTTTATCCAGTGGATTAAGCAACTCAACGCATCTCTAGACGAAATCGATCCCGAAGTCGCTGATATTATCGAATTAGAGAAGGCTAGACAATGGaaggtaaaataaaattgtagtgtaacttcttcttcttct is drawn from Camelina sativa cultivar DH55 chromosome 8, Cs, whole genome shotgun sequence and contains these coding sequences:
- the LOC104709446 gene encoding uncharacterized protein LOC104709446 is translated as MGRTGITSDSISGRITMDDDWWVDREMECEKIRALHREPPKQWDIMQRIIKNHDVSDQHMYDVADAQREIEEENNDPDVNDEYNTDEVPATRDYIPQPLDEDGQQPDLSFFDSQELNAESPVLQQEEVGGRSGRQISRQTPYSTDGAEASRRSTASRLRTSANSGRGSRRRREFEGSFTEAFQGMADARRATVSSLRPDNAEDYKTFKEAFRALKRLPIEKFGDFCVNQYEL
- the LOC104706989 gene encoding coiled-coil domain-containing protein 102A-like; translation: MSDSVKTTVDPLLKDLDGKKESFRRNVVSMAAELKQVRGRLVSQEHFFVKESLCRKEAEKRAKNMEMEICKLQKRLEDRNCELEASTSAAEKFLEEVDDLKSQLALTKEIAETSAAPAQSAQLQCSVLKEQLDDKTRSLREHEDRVTELGHRLDNLQRDLRTREFSQKQLREEVMRIEHEITEAVAKSGKGTECELRKLLEEVSPKNFERMNKLLAVKDEEIAKLKDDVKLMSAHWKLKTKELESQLERQRRADQELKKKVLKLEFCLQEARSQTRKLQRAGERRDKAIKELRDQITGKQLNESVSGEKPNFWDTSGFKIVVSMSMLILVIVSKR